Sequence from the Phaeodactylum tricornutum CCAP 1055/1 chromosome 20, whole genome shotgun sequence genome:
CGGAATTGCTCTTTTTGGCGATCGGCTAATTGCCACACAAAAATGACAATAGGATGAATCAAGTAGGCTCCGAAAGAAAGTTGCGACAGAGCTGTCCAGCATTTCCACGATAGAACGGACGCCAGCAAACTGCGTTCGCTATTCCGACCCACGCATATGTACAACAGAACTGCTACTCCAGCTATCCATACCGTGCGACCCAGCGCCGTATACAGAAATGTGACGTTTCGCGACCACGATGAACCGCAGTGATCGACTTCTGGCCATTCTGTGTATTGGCATGGACGACGGGCGTATGCACCGGCCGCGGTTCCGAATGTGACTAGAGCCATGCACACCAAAGCTACTGCCATCGCTAAATGTAGTCTCCAAGTCCATGAACTCCGTTGTCGAAGCACGGAAGTAGGAAGGAGCATGGCGACGTACATGCCAGCAAAGTAGGCTTGCGCACGAATATGCGGTTTAGCGTAGGCCTCAACATCAAAGCGGGCGACAGCGGCACCGTCAAATGTATTTACACTCCAGCGACGGTTGTAGCTCAAATACATTGTGATCAATACCGAAAGCAAAGCTAGCGAGAGCGTCACTCGACGACCGTGCATTGAATTCGACTGGTACCAAAACACTAGAAAAATACCGACAACAAAGAGTTGTACGTCCACAGCAAGGTACCAGGAATGGTAGAAGCAAGTCTCTGTAATGGCAAGATCCAACGGAACAAAGTTGTTGACAAAGAGAAAGTTGGTCCAGCCGTAGTCGTGACAAGGTTTTAACAGGGCCAACCATTGATACCAAAAAGGTCCACTACCCAGATGGGGTGCAATTTGAGTGTAAAACCCTAAACAAGCAGCGTAGACAGGCAGTATTCGTACAACCCGAGCAAAGAATAGAGAAGGTATGTTTGTAAGATATCTCCAAACGACAGGCCGAGAATTTCTTCGCGGCATTTTGCGATCTACGACGTGCACCATTAAGAATCCACTAATGCACAGGAACGTATCCACTGCAAGTCGACTCGAAAATAGTAATTGGCCAGCAACAGTGGTCGTCAAGCCATGCGGTGGAAGAAAGTTGGCCGGATTGGAGTAACCAGCTCCACTGGTGCTCATGATCGCCATGGAGTGACCCAACATAATCCAAGAGATGCTCCCTACACGCAGGCCGTCCAGCACAGCAGTCTCGGTAGAGTGCTGACGGTTCAGTCGCCGTACGTGCCTTGACATGTCAAACGAAGACCATATTGGATTTGTAAAGAGTAGCCCGCCGATGTCGCCGTCGTTCTCTACTTTCTCTCGACTGGAAGACGCTTCGAGAGAATTGCTAGTTTCCGCTCCTTTAACGGTGCCATTGTTTGCGCTCTTTGAAAAATTCCGCCGCTGTCGCGACAGCGTCCCAACCATGGAAAAAATTAACAGCAAAAGAATTACAGCAATAAAGATGATTCCAAATGGCACCAAGCTCCAGGGTACGGTAAAATCCCCGCAAATCCATCCTGTTTGGAGGAACTTGTTCAGATCAGCTATTCGATCGAGCAACGTAACGTATTCTTGCGCCAGCGGAGGGTCCACCGACGATTCTCCAGCAGAGACGCGTGCGACTGTACTTACAAAGTCATCGGCCGCCAAATCGAAGGCCGAGCATTCAGGGACAACGCATACGGCTGCGAAAGTAATGGAATCTCTACGAACACCGGCTCCGGCTAGGCATGTTTGCAAAGAACATTCATCAATATTTCCCAATCCTCCTCCTGCGTATACCCAGGGCTGCGCGTAAAGTGCTTCCAGTCCGGAGGGATGACTACTTGCTTCGGTCGCAACGGAAAGCGCGGAAGCGTCAGAAAAGAAAGTCGCGAGCGATCCAGTACATGCCGCGCTAGTTAAAAGAGGAGGAGTCGAACCCAATGAGGTAGACCAGCTGTAGGGATCGTGGACGTCCTCCAATACAGCTGTTTCACTCGATGCCATTGTCTGTACGCCTTGCAGGTGAAAAAAGGGAAGACAGTGCTCTGAAttttactcactgtcaatcaaacGACAGCCCTCTATTGATTTATTAGCGAGGCATTCTTTGACGGCAATGAAACGCTTTTGGTTTTTCTTTCTGGAAGCAACTGATGCTTCGGCTTTACTTGAAGTGATCGGTTATGGAAGCTTCAACTGGCCTTACAGTCAACGCTTCGGTGACTTACAGAAAAAGATATTTTCTCGACTAATATTGGAGTTAAAATTATTGTACACAGTACCTATACTGGTCTCCCTGTTCTCTGACTGAGAGCTACTAGGTAGGAAGGAGGTCTTATACCAGTTAACTATAAACGAGACTTGACGCATGGGAAAAAAAACTAGTGCGAACGACCTGAAGTACAGACACAATACAAGTCTATGGGAATCACTTTTGCGGTTAGCCTCAAAAGATGCATCCAATAGCACAGCATAATATGATAGCCCACTGACTCGTACAATGAGTTATCGTGAACCAACAAGAATCCATAGAATACTCCAGCCAAGCTGAGCGGTCGAGCCGGAGTCACAGCATTACCGTTGGTGGCCCCTCAGTTCGAAGGCGACATCAGATACATACATGGATCCTCcttttgccaacgaagaAGACTCCCCACAAAGGCTGAATGAGCAACAATATTCGGGGAACACTGTAAACCCTAAGTGATTATAGATCTTTCTAAAGTTTTATTTGTACTAGTTTACTTTGAAAAGACGTTCATCTTTTGTGTGTGATGGATATTGTAGGCATGGTTCTTGCGATTCCCCGTTCGCAAGAGAGTAAGATGACAGTCAATCTTGCTATCTTCAGCGCTGACCAGACGAGCTGCGTTGCTGTCGAATGGCCGCGTCCAAGGCAAACAGGACGTGCGTGGCTGCGTCGTGCTGTTCGTCCGGCGCGTATTTGCGTAGGCACAGGTCTTCCCCCCATTCCATGTCTTGTGTGTTGGCGGACCCGTACGTTCCGTTGTAAAAGGGTGTAAAAGCGGTGGAAGCCAGCATGGAAAAGTGCCGCTGTGGCACTAACGACCCATCGTTGGTGAAAAAGTGGGGAGGCAAAGAAACCGGAAGGATGGAGCACAGTACCCGGCGCGTCCAGGCATCTTGGACAAGAACAAGCTTACCGGAACGACTGCAAACTTCCTGCGAAATGACTTGACACGACGGCGAAAGTTGAATAGTTTGAAGGTACTCATCGTCACCGTGAATTTTGAGACAATGGGTTTTGTCCGACTGTCGGCACAACTGAAAATACTGGATCTCTGAGCGTTCCAGACTAGGTCGTCGTTCCGCGGTAGCCAGTTTAGTACGGAGGCTGTCCGACAAGGAAATGGCTGCCCATCCCGAAACAAGAATACTGGAGGATTCCACCGAATCCAAAGCATCATTGTGCGGTAAGTATACCGGTCCATTGTGTGCAGATTTAGTAACGGGTTCGGGCAGGCTGGATAATTCCGACAATTGGGAATTCTTTTGTTCTGCCCAATTCAGCATCCAAGATTCCGGTGGGGGGGGACCCGATATGACTGTTTTGGGTGAAAGTTCGTCTTCCGATGGGGAAATGTATCCCGACTCGCGTTGGCGTTCGTCCGcctcggcttcttcgtccgtggaTAGCAACAAACTAGATTCGTCGTTCTGCGGATCGTCCTCATCTCCAAAGGTACTAAAAGTCGCACAGCGATCCAATTCACAAAGATTTGGACTTACTCCATCAAAGTCGATAAAGACCGGTGGGAGTTCGGGTTTTGCTGGTTCCATGATGAGGTGAATTGTCGAGACCGAGAACTGAAACGATTCGTGGGCTTGCCGGCGGTGGAGACTATTGGTAGTATTCATACTGGCTTTGGAGAATTCGGAAGGCAACCTGCACCTCGCAGCAACGACTGGATTCGAATGACCGGCGGTATTCGTTGTTACGGTACTGTTGCGAGGCAAGGGGGGTCGTGTCTGCTGCAACGGCAGTGTACTTGGCAAGGCGGTACCTTGTGACGTGAGCGAGCTTCCCGGTGCGGTAGCGGTTCGTTGTATTCGTCGCGGTCGATCCGACATGATTACCTTGTTGTTTGcacgctgactgtgagtacctACTACCGAAGAGGATGTCAATGTCTTCCGAGCGGAAGGGTCTTTCGGAATGTTGACATCCGCGGCCGTATCCACGGATTGCGCTCGTCGTATTGACTTGAGCATGATTGGAGACATGG
This genomic interval carries:
- a CDS encoding predicted protein, with translation MASSETAVLEDVHDPYSWSTSLGSTPPLLTSAACTGSLATFFSDASALSVATEASSHPSGLEALYAQPWVYAGGGLGNIDECSLQTCLAGAGVRRDSITFAAVCVVPECSAFDLAADDFVSTVARVSAGESSVDPPLAQEYVTLLDRIADLNKFLQTGWICGDFTVPWSLVPFGIIFIAVILLLLIFSMVGTLSRQRRNFSKSANNGTVKGAETSNSLEASSSREKVENDGDIGGLLFTNPIWSSFDMSRHVRRLNRQHSTETAVLDGLRVGSISWIMLGHSMAIMSTSGAGYSNPANFLPPHGLTTTVAGQLLFSSRLAVDTFLCISGFLMVHVVDRKMPRRNSRPVVWRYLTNIPSLFFARVVRILPVYAACLGFYTQIAPHLGSGPFWYQWLALLKPCHDYGWTNFLFVNNFVPLDLAITETCFYHSWYLAVDVQLFVVGIFLVFWYQSNSMHGRRVTLSLALLSVLITMYLSYNRRWSVNTFDGAAVARFDVEAYAKPHIRAQAYFAGMYVAMLLPTSVLRQRSSWTWRLHLAMAVALVCMALVTFGTAAGAYARRPCQYTEWPEVDHCGSSWSRNVTFLYTALGRTVWIAGVAVLLYICVGRNSERSLLASVLSWKCWTALSQLSFGAYLIHPIVIFVWQLADRQKEQFRLLTFGMNYLSVCVVSYVLALATALIIEFPCADLWQHFLRNWNRTSPSRNPPIYQSGCEANEIVQLTRSGRYGSLE
- a CDS encoding predicted protein; its protein translation is MKELEDNVPIVVLEDPTFGLLSSFLRLRWCWPGNEEFGPERPLRTTSISHDLDAIVFSSREHGSESRNDDCYRNSSVTSSTSNTHFQRIHSSPTQTSRRSFSASPQREQYQRTKQVHPYPTNNESEGLFIPSPLHSTMSPIMLKSIRRAQSVDTAADVNIPKDPSARKTLTSSSVVGTHSQRANNKVIMSDRPRRIQRTATAPGSSLTSQGTALPSTLPLQQTRPPLPRNSTVTTNTAGHSNPVVAARCRLPSEFSKASMNTTNSLHRRQAHESFQFSVSTIHLIMEPAKPELPPVFIDFDGVSPNLCELDRCATFSTFGDEDDPQNDESSLLLSTDEEAEADERQRESGYISPSEDELSPKTVISGPPPPESWMLNWAEQKNSQLSELSSLPEPVTKSAHNGPVYLPHNDALDSVESSSILVSGWAAISLSDSLRTKLATAERRPSLERSEIQYFQLCRQSDKTHCLKIHGDDEYLQTIQLSPSCQVISQEVCSRSGKLVLVQDAWTRRVLCSILPVSLPPHFFTNDGSLVPQRHFSMLASTAFTPFYNGTYGSANTQDMEWGEDLCLRKYAPDEQHDAATHVLFALDAAIRQQRSSSGQR